A window of Lepidochelys kempii isolate rLepKem1 chromosome 1, rLepKem1.hap2, whole genome shotgun sequence contains these coding sequences:
- the C1H2orf49 gene encoding ashwin isoform X2 — MAAQRAAREGGGGGGSSSSGRLSSDLLLHPELLSQEFLRLTLEQKNILVENSAKIDKDGLTNLYVQHAIPLPQRDLPKSRWGKMMEKKRELNETKNESKSVTTVEGLRKRPLIVFDGSSTSTSIKVKKTENGATDSLKPPPAGITADTFRRLSVPSNASTYISASNLSQEAKLETGKNKDKQNSVPVTNSILANLKLPPLTPVAGAAVVKLKRAAPKEESESANDLKPTEAKKKIQHVTWP; from the exons ATGGCGGCGCAGAGGGCGGCAAGggagggcggcggcggcggcggcagcagcagcagcgggcgGCTGAGCTCGGACCTGTTGCTGCACCCGGAGCTGTTGTCGCAGGAGTTCCTGCGGCTCACCCTGGAGCAG AAGAACATACTAGTTGAAAATAGTGCAAAGATCGACAAAGATGGCCTCACTAATCTCTATGTTCAACATGCAATACCATTGCCTCAGCGGGACTTACCCAAAAGTAGATGGGGAAAAATGATGGAAAAGAAAAGGGAgctaaatgaaacaaaaaatgagAGTAAAAG TGTTACAACTGTGGAAGGCTTACGGAAACGGCCACTAATTGTATTTGATGGCAGTTCAACAAGTACAAGTATAAAAGTGAAAAAGACAGAAAACGGAGCTACTGATAGTCTAAAACCTCCTCCAGCTGGAATCACTGCTGATACTTTTAGGAGATTATCTGTTCCTTCAAACGCCTCAACATACATTTCAGCCTCCAATTTATCACAGGAGGCTAAACTGGAAACTGGGAAGAATAAGGATAAACAGAACAGTGTTCCAGTGACTAATAGTATATTGGCTAATCTGAAGTTGCCACCTTTGACCCCAGTAGCAGGAGCTGCTGTTGTGAAATTAAAGAGAGCAGCTCCAAAAGAAGAATCTGAATCAGCG AATGACCTAAAACCTACAGAAGCAAAGAAGAAAATCCAGCATGTAACATGGCCATGA
- the C1H2orf49 gene encoding ashwin isoform X3: protein MMEKKRELNETKNESKSIHDAHSVERVGDRLLKAFESSRLRAVLDICLQAQEDNTTSVCILFTFSSVTTVEGLRKRPLIVFDGSSTSTSIKVKKTENGATDSLKPPPAGITADTFRRLSVPSNASTYISASNLSQEAKLETGKNKDKQNSVPVTNSILANLKLPPLTPVAGAAVVKLKRAAPKEESESANDLKPTEAKKKIQHVTWP, encoded by the exons ATGATGGAAAAGAAAAGGGAgctaaatgaaacaaaaaatgagAGTAAAAG CATTCATGATGCACACAGTGTGGAGAGGGTAGGAGACAGGCTGCTGAAGGCTTTTGAAAGTTCTAGACTTAGAGCAGTTTTG GATATCTGTCTGCAGGCTCAGGAAGACAACACTACATCAGTTTGCATTTTGTTCACATTCAGCAG TGTTACAACTGTGGAAGGCTTACGGAAACGGCCACTAATTGTATTTGATGGCAGTTCAACAAGTACAAGTATAAAAGTGAAAAAGACAGAAAACGGAGCTACTGATAGTCTAAAACCTCCTCCAGCTGGAATCACTGCTGATACTTTTAGGAGATTATCTGTTCCTTCAAACGCCTCAACATACATTTCAGCCTCCAATTTATCACAGGAGGCTAAACTGGAAACTGGGAAGAATAAGGATAAACAGAACAGTGTTCCAGTGACTAATAGTATATTGGCTAATCTGAAGTTGCCACCTTTGACCCCAGTAGCAGGAGCTGCTGTTGTGAAATTAAAGAGAGCAGCTCCAAAAGAAGAATCTGAATCAGCG AATGACCTAAAACCTACAGAAGCAAAGAAGAAAATCCAGCATGTAACATGGCCATGA
- the C1H2orf49 gene encoding ashwin isoform X1 — protein sequence MAAQRAAREGGGGGGSSSSGRLSSDLLLHPELLSQEFLRLTLEQKNILVENSAKIDKDGLTNLYVQHAIPLPQRDLPKSRWGKMMEKKRELNETKNESKSIHDAHSVERVGDRLLKAFESSRLRAVLDICLQAQEDNTTSVCILFTFSSVTTVEGLRKRPLIVFDGSSTSTSIKVKKTENGATDSLKPPPAGITADTFRRLSVPSNASTYISASNLSQEAKLETGKNKDKQNSVPVTNSILANLKLPPLTPVAGAAVVKLKRAAPKEESESANDLKPTEAKKKIQHVTWP from the exons ATGGCGGCGCAGAGGGCGGCAAGggagggcggcggcggcggcggcagcagcagcagcgggcgGCTGAGCTCGGACCTGTTGCTGCACCCGGAGCTGTTGTCGCAGGAGTTCCTGCGGCTCACCCTGGAGCAG AAGAACATACTAGTTGAAAATAGTGCAAAGATCGACAAAGATGGCCTCACTAATCTCTATGTTCAACATGCAATACCATTGCCTCAGCGGGACTTACCCAAAAGTAGATGGGGAAAAATGATGGAAAAGAAAAGGGAgctaaatgaaacaaaaaatgagAGTAAAAG CATTCATGATGCACACAGTGTGGAGAGGGTAGGAGACAGGCTGCTGAAGGCTTTTGAAAGTTCTAGACTTAGAGCAGTTTTG GATATCTGTCTGCAGGCTCAGGAAGACAACACTACATCAGTTTGCATTTTGTTCACATTCAGCAG TGTTACAACTGTGGAAGGCTTACGGAAACGGCCACTAATTGTATTTGATGGCAGTTCAACAAGTACAAGTATAAAAGTGAAAAAGACAGAAAACGGAGCTACTGATAGTCTAAAACCTCCTCCAGCTGGAATCACTGCTGATACTTTTAGGAGATTATCTGTTCCTTCAAACGCCTCAACATACATTTCAGCCTCCAATTTATCACAGGAGGCTAAACTGGAAACTGGGAAGAATAAGGATAAACAGAACAGTGTTCCAGTGACTAATAGTATATTGGCTAATCTGAAGTTGCCACCTTTGACCCCAGTAGCAGGAGCTGCTGTTGTGAAATTAAAGAGAGCAGCTCCAAAAGAAGAATCTGAATCAGCG AATGACCTAAAACCTACAGAAGCAAAGAAGAAAATCCAGCATGTAACATGGCCATGA